The Erythrobacter aurantius genome includes a window with the following:
- a CDS encoding crotonase/enoyl-CoA hydratase family protein: MSHTQLMPANDRVSIELGEDGVAQVRLVRADKMNALDPEMSAAIIEAGTILQRAKGVRVVVLSGEGRAFCAGLDTASFSRAPGEGEPTLPERTHGNTNRAQEAAMIWRKLQVPVIAALHGVCFGGGLQIASGADIRVAHPETRMAIMELKWGLVPDMGGYALWRGLVRDDVLRELVYTNREFTGAEAQSLGLATFVDNDPLTRATAIATEIANRNPHAIRAAKRLHAAMQELDTDAILLEESVEQHAIMRSPNQMEAVMAGMQKRAPKFEDAD, from the coding sequence ATGTCGCACACCCAGCTTATGCCGGCCAATGATCGCGTTTCAATCGAGCTTGGCGAAGACGGCGTCGCCCAGGTTCGGCTTGTTCGCGCTGACAAGATGAATGCGCTCGATCCGGAAATGTCCGCCGCGATCATCGAGGCGGGCACGATCCTCCAGCGGGCCAAGGGTGTCAGGGTGGTGGTGCTTTCAGGCGAGGGGCGAGCCTTTTGTGCTGGCCTCGACACCGCGAGTTTTTCGCGCGCCCCGGGCGAAGGCGAGCCGACTCTGCCCGAACGCACCCACGGCAACACCAACCGGGCGCAGGAAGCCGCAATGATCTGGCGCAAGCTTCAAGTCCCGGTGATTGCGGCCTTGCACGGCGTGTGCTTTGGTGGCGGATTGCAGATTGCCAGCGGAGCTGACATCCGCGTCGCGCACCCGGAAACGCGCATGGCGATCATGGAGCTGAAATGGGGTCTTGTGCCGGACATGGGCGGCTATGCCCTGTGGCGCGGCCTCGTGCGCGATGATGTGCTGCGCGAACTGGTTTACACCAATCGCGAATTCACCGGCGCCGAGGCGCAATCGCTGGGCCTTGCGACCTTTGTCGACAATGATCCGCTGACCCGCGCGACGGCAATCGCAACCGAAATCGCCAATCGCAATCCGCACGCCATTCGCGCTGCCAAACGGCTGCACGCCGCCATGCAGGAACTGGATACCGATGCGATCCTGCTTGAAGAGAGCGTTGAACAGCACGCGATCATGCGCAGCCCCAACCAGATGGAAGCGGTGATGGCGGGCATGCAGAAACGCGCGCCCAAATTCGAGGATGCGGACTAA
- a CDS encoding winged helix-turn-helix domain-containing protein has translation MNSSAASDFSPRDDTMIPRFREAGDVTLDLFHRDGRVDDRWIGFHPREFELLWRLAEQPGVPVTRKQLLRDVWRIDFEPDTNSVAVHVARIRSKLEPFGLAPILATHPEAGYYLNAPVQTDSFKLTGKS, from the coding sequence GTGAACTCTTCGGCCGCATCCGACTTTTCACCCCGGGACGACACGATGATCCCGCGCTTTCGCGAGGCTGGCGACGTCACTCTCGACCTGTTTCACCGCGATGGCCGGGTGGATGATCGCTGGATCGGGTTCCATCCTCGCGAATTCGAGCTGCTGTGGCGGCTGGCCGAACAGCCCGGGGTGCCCGTAACGCGCAAGCAGTTGCTGCGTGACGTCTGGCGTATCGATTTTGAGCCCGACACCAACAGCGTCGCCGTTCACGTCGCGCGCATTCGCAGCAAGCTCGAACCATTCGGCCTTGCGCCAATCCTCGCTACCCATCCCGAAGCGGGGTATTACCTCAACGCTCCTGTCCAGACCGACAGTTTCAAACTGACTGGCAAGTCCTAG
- a CDS encoding JAB domain-containing protein, with translation MIELLSKRHARSVDAGARQRAMIDYLKAMVICNPLSIERIHAVFFDRDRSFLGDAPLGQGGVGSLTLRMREVFGKALAMDAHGFIIAHNHPSGNCRPSQHDIDATARLNSIARSLDIELFDHLIFTQHAVYSMRAGGQL, from the coding sequence ATGATCGAACTTCTCAGCAAGCGCCATGCTCGCAGCGTCGATGCCGGAGCACGCCAGCGTGCCATGATCGACTATCTCAAGGCGATGGTGATCTGCAATCCGCTGTCGATCGAGCGCATTCACGCGGTCTTCTTTGACCGGGACCGATCATTTCTGGGTGATGCCCCTTTGGGCCAGGGTGGCGTCGGAAGCCTCACGCTGCGCATGCGCGAGGTCTTCGGCAAGGCGCTGGCGATGGATGCGCACGGTTTCATCATCGCTCACAATCACCCGTCTGGTAATTGCCGGCCAAGCCAGCATGATATCGATGCAACCGCGCGGCTCAATTCGATTGCCAGATCGCTGGATATCGAATTGTTTGATCATCTGATTTTCACACAACACGCGGTTTATTCGATGCGTGCGGGAGGGCAGTTGTGA
- a CDS encoding LL-diaminopimelate aminotransferase has protein sequence MDEQFYRMKRLPPYVIAEVNAMRHAARLAGRDIIDLGMGNPDQPPPQHVIDKLCEVAAKPDAHGYSQSKGIPGLRRAQANYYARRFGVELDPESEVVVTMGSKEGLGSLATAITAPGDVVLAPNPSYPIHTFGFIIAGATIRSVPTTPDEEYWRSLESAMNFTVPRPSVLVVSYPSNPTAETVDLAFYERLVAWARENKVWVLSDLAYSELYYDGNPTPSIMQVKGAKDVAIEFTSMSKTYSMAGWRMGFAVGNKQLIAALTRVKSYLDYGAFTPIQAAACAALNGPQDIVETNRQLYRKRRDVMVEAFGRAGWDIPSPAASMFAWAPLPPALKDMGSLEFSKQLLTEAQVAVAPGVGYGEKGEGFVRIAMVENEQRLRQAARNIKRYLSSLGVNSSAA, from the coding sequence ATGGACGAACAATTCTACCGCATGAAGCGGCTGCCGCCTTACGTTATCGCAGAAGTGAATGCGATGCGGCACGCGGCGCGCCTGGCGGGCAGGGACATTATCGATCTGGGGATGGGCAACCCCGATCAGCCGCCGCCTCAGCATGTGATCGACAAGCTGTGTGAAGTTGCGGCGAAACCCGATGCGCATGGGTATTCGCAATCGAAGGGTATTCCCGGCCTGCGGCGGGCTCAGGCCAATTATTACGCACGGCGCTTTGGGGTGGAGCTTGATCCGGAATCCGAAGTTGTCGTCACCATGGGCTCGAAAGAGGGGCTGGGCAGTCTGGCCACCGCGATCACAGCGCCCGGAGACGTGGTGCTCGCTCCCAACCCGTCGTACCCGATCCACACGTTTGGGTTCATCATCGCCGGGGCGACAATTCGATCAGTCCCCACGACACCGGACGAGGAATATTGGCGCTCGCTCGAAAGCGCGATGAATTTCACCGTGCCGCGGCCGAGCGTGCTGGTGGTGAGCTATCCGTCCAATCCAACCGCTGAAACCGTCGATCTGGCGTTCTACGAACGGCTGGTCGCATGGGCACGCGAAAACAAGGTTTGGGTCTTGTCCGACCTTGCTTATTCCGAACTGTATTATGACGGCAATCCGACCCCATCGATCATGCAGGTCAAGGGTGCAAAGGATGTCGCCATCGAATTCACCAGCATGAGCAAGACCTATTCCATGGCGGGATGGCGCATGGGATTTGCAGTCGGCAACAAGCAGCTTATCGCGGCGCTCACTAGGGTGAAGTCCTACCTTGATTACGGGGCATTCACCCCTATTCAGGCTGCTGCGTGTGCGGCTCTGAACGGGCCGCAGGACATCGTCGAAACTAACCGCCAATTGTATCGCAAACGGCGCGACGTCATGGTTGAGGCATTCGGGCGTGCCGGTTGGGATATCCCATCGCCGGCAGCTTCCATGTTCGCATGGGCGCCGCTGCCGCCTGCGCTCAAGGACATGGGCAGCCTCGAGTTTTCGAAGCAATTGCTTACCGAAGCACAAGTCGCAGTGGCTCCTGGTGTGGGCTATGGCGAGAAGGGCGAAGGATTTGTTCGGATCGCCATGGTCGAGAATGAACAGCGGCTTCGGCAGGCGGCGCGAAACATCAAGCGGTATCTTTCGTCGCTGGGTGTGAACAGTTCGGCAGCGTAA